A part of Microbulbifer sp. MI-G genomic DNA contains:
- a CDS encoding DUF523 and DUF1722 domain-containing protein, translated as MPHKIPVGISRCAMGDPVRYNGSHKHSKVCTELLGHCFDLHAYCPEVAIGMGVPRPPIHLIVSDRLRAVGRDDPAIEVTEALEAYGDQIVPEVENLRGFILMQRSPSCGVRTTPHYKADGKGVLAHDSGLFTARLRHHFPHLPLEEVGRLNASSLRENFLTRVFAYDAWHRYVAPDLRPARVIEFYTAYKYLLLAHSQPLTRALGQFIANARMLGPKQFASEVRGKMMEILAHQASREDRTNALMHSQGHLKGYLSRAERAELAQLIEAYRQGHKPLSAVLTMLRHYLPRSPHHFIHSQVLLAAEPAELGLCEFR; from the coding sequence TTGCCTCACAAGATCCCGGTGGGAATCAGCCGTTGCGCGATGGGTGATCCGGTGCGATACAACGGCAGCCACAAGCACAGTAAAGTCTGCACCGAATTATTGGGTCACTGCTTTGACCTGCACGCCTATTGCCCGGAGGTGGCGATTGGTATGGGTGTGCCGCGACCACCCATCCACTTGATTGTGAGCGATCGCCTGCGGGCGGTAGGGCGGGATGATCCCGCCATAGAGGTTACCGAGGCACTGGAGGCCTATGGGGACCAGATTGTGCCAGAGGTGGAAAACCTGCGCGGTTTTATCCTGATGCAGAGGTCCCCAAGTTGCGGTGTGCGCACCACACCGCACTATAAGGCCGACGGGAAGGGTGTTCTGGCTCACGATTCTGGACTGTTTACGGCGCGCTTGCGCCACCATTTCCCGCACCTGCCCCTGGAGGAAGTGGGGCGTTTGAATGCCAGCAGCCTGCGCGAAAACTTCCTCACCCGCGTGTTTGCCTACGATGCCTGGCACCGCTATGTGGCGCCCGATCTGCGTCCCGCGCGGGTCATCGAGTTCTATACCGCTTACAAGTATCTCCTGCTCGCACACAGCCAACCCCTGACCCGAGCACTCGGCCAGTTTATCGCCAACGCCCGCATGCTGGGGCCGAAGCAATTTGCCAGTGAAGTGCGGGGGAAAATGATGGAAATTCTTGCGCACCAGGCCAGCCGCGAGGATCGGACTAATGCCCTGATGCACAGTCAGGGGCACTTGAAGGGATATTTAAGCAGGGCGGAGCGGGCGGAATTGGCACAACTGATTGAGGCATATCGCCAGGGGCATAAACCCCTGTCCGCGGTGCTCACCATGCTGCGCCATTATTTGCCGCGCAGCCCGCACCATTTTATTCACAGCCAGGTTCTGCTCGCCGCCGAGCCCGCCGAGCTGGGTTTGTGTGAATTCCGTTGA
- the ydiJ gene encoding D-2-hydroxyglutarate dehydrogenase YdiJ, with the protein MIPALREVDEVQALYLQFLQTLTDAGFRGDIASSYANRTVLATDNSIYQVLPQAVVFPRDNRDLQLLAELADREEFHCVVLSPRGGGTGTNGQSLSDGLVVDISRHMNQILEINVEQRWVRVQAGVVKDQLNAVLKPHGLFFAPELSTSNRATIGGMINTDASGQGSCVYGKTRDHVLELHTVLIGGELWRSSSIEEAKLREISSGDNRSAKVHKTCDEIARQKADLIEERFPKLNRCLTGYDLAHIRENGCFNLNSVLCGSEGTLGFVAEAKLNLLPIPKCVALVNLKYDHFRDALRDAKHLMDAGPMSIETVDSKVLQLAMEDIVWHSVSGFFPTEDRPVKGINLVEYTADSEEELESALAGFTAQIGEAIGQPGKSFGYSVARGHAEVNRIWAMRKRAVGLLGNAPGEKRPIPFVEDTAVPPEQLADFITEFRAILDGAGLDYGMFGHVDAGVLHVRPAIDMKDPQQAAQIRPITDRVVALTQKYRGLLWGEHGKGVRSEYAPEFFGELYPELQKIKAAFDPRNQLNPGKIATPDNSANLLKIDVVAIRGEYDRQIPARVWEGYSEGVHCNGNGACFNWNPDNAMCPSYKATRNRIHSPKGRASLMREWLRLLSSRDVDAVACARKYRERSFFVGLPKRIVNSLAKMRGEYDFNHEVNEAMQGCLACKSCAGQCPIKVDVPEFRSKFLELYYSRYLRPLRDYVVAGLEFLMPQLAKLPQLYNWPLKLKPVTTLMERALGMVDSPLLSQATLQARVQALGVPTASKACLETLGPSQCSRAVIIVQDAFTSYFDAKVVSDILRLLKHLDFVPLLAPYRANGKPLHVYGFLRQFQRVAQGNSEMLNDLAARGIPLVGIDPSMTLTYRSEYKKLLGERAPKVQLLQEWLAEQQDHLVQQRERIRPGSFQLLPHCTEQTIATASLKDWQTIFCALGLELQTESLGCCGMAGTYGHETAHKETSRIIFQQSWAAKLSHGDSNQLATGYSCRCQANRFAGVSLRHPLQGVLAQLKN; encoded by the coding sequence ATGATTCCAGCATTGCGCGAAGTCGACGAGGTTCAGGCGCTGTATTTGCAGTTTTTGCAGACGCTGACAGACGCTGGTTTTCGCGGTGACATCGCCTCCAGTTATGCCAACCGCACAGTTCTGGCAACAGACAACTCCATTTATCAGGTACTGCCCCAGGCAGTGGTATTCCCCCGCGACAATCGCGACCTGCAATTATTGGCGGAACTGGCCGACCGGGAGGAATTCCACTGCGTGGTGCTCTCCCCCAGAGGCGGTGGTACCGGCACCAATGGCCAGTCCCTCAGCGACGGACTGGTGGTGGATATCTCCCGACATATGAACCAGATTCTGGAAATCAATGTGGAGCAACGCTGGGTGCGCGTACAGGCGGGCGTCGTAAAGGATCAGTTGAATGCCGTCCTCAAGCCCCACGGCCTGTTCTTTGCCCCGGAACTCTCCACCAGCAACCGCGCCACCATCGGCGGCATGATCAATACCGACGCCTCGGGCCAGGGCTCCTGTGTCTATGGCAAGACCCGCGACCACGTGTTGGAGCTGCATACCGTGCTCATAGGCGGCGAACTGTGGCGATCCTCATCAATAGAAGAGGCGAAGTTGCGGGAAATCAGCAGCGGCGATAACCGCTCGGCCAAAGTGCACAAAACCTGCGACGAAATTGCGCGGCAAAAGGCGGATTTGATTGAGGAGAGATTTCCCAAGCTGAACCGCTGCCTCACAGGCTACGATCTGGCCCATATCCGCGAGAACGGGTGCTTTAACCTCAACAGTGTGCTGTGCGGCTCCGAGGGCACCCTCGGCTTTGTGGCAGAGGCAAAGCTCAACCTGCTGCCAATTCCAAAGTGCGTAGCGCTGGTAAACCTGAAATACGACCACTTCCGGGATGCCCTGCGCGACGCCAAGCACTTGATGGACGCCGGCCCCATGTCTATCGAAACGGTGGACAGCAAGGTACTGCAGTTGGCCATGGAGGATATCGTGTGGCACAGCGTGAGCGGGTTTTTCCCCACAGAGGACAGGCCAGTCAAAGGAATCAACCTGGTGGAGTACACAGCGGATTCCGAAGAGGAGCTGGAAAGTGCACTGGCAGGATTCACCGCACAAATAGGCGAAGCGATCGGCCAGCCGGGCAAGAGCTTCGGCTACTCCGTCGCCCGCGGCCATGCGGAAGTTAACCGCATCTGGGCCATGCGCAAACGGGCAGTGGGTCTGCTGGGCAATGCCCCTGGGGAAAAGCGTCCGATTCCGTTTGTGGAAGATACTGCGGTACCCCCGGAACAACTGGCGGATTTCATCACCGAATTTCGTGCGATTCTGGATGGAGCGGGACTCGATTATGGCATGTTTGGCCATGTGGATGCAGGGGTATTGCACGTGCGCCCAGCCATTGATATGAAAGACCCGCAGCAGGCGGCACAGATACGTCCCATCACAGATCGGGTAGTGGCACTCACACAGAAATACCGGGGGTTGTTGTGGGGTGAACACGGCAAGGGAGTCAGGTCAGAATATGCGCCGGAATTTTTTGGGGAACTCTACCCCGAGCTACAAAAAATCAAAGCCGCCTTCGACCCACGCAACCAGCTGAACCCCGGCAAAATTGCCACACCCGACAATAGTGCCAACCTGTTGAAAATTGACGTGGTGGCGATACGCGGCGAATACGACCGGCAGATTCCCGCCCGGGTATGGGAGGGCTACAGCGAGGGGGTACACTGCAACGGCAATGGCGCTTGCTTCAATTGGAACCCTGACAACGCCATGTGCCCCTCCTACAAAGCCACACGCAACCGGATTCACTCGCCCAAGGGACGCGCCTCACTCATGCGGGAATGGCTGCGTCTGTTGAGCAGTCGCGATGTGGATGCGGTAGCCTGTGCACGCAAATACCGGGAGCGCTCCTTTTTTGTCGGCCTGCCCAAGCGCATCGTGAACTCCCTTGCCAAAATGCGTGGCGAGTACGATTTCAACCACGAAGTGAATGAGGCCATGCAGGGTTGCCTGGCATGTAAATCCTGTGCGGGCCAATGCCCTATCAAAGTGGATGTACCGGAGTTTCGCAGCAAGTTCCTCGAACTATATTACAGTCGCTACCTGCGTCCGTTAAGAGACTATGTCGTGGCTGGGTTGGAATTTTTGATGCCGCAGTTGGCAAAGCTGCCACAGCTCTATAACTGGCCGTTGAAACTGAAGCCGGTAACTACCCTGATGGAACGCGCTCTTGGTATGGTAGACAGCCCGCTGCTCTCACAGGCAACACTGCAGGCCAGGGTGCAGGCACTGGGAGTGCCTACCGCCAGCAAAGCCTGCCTGGAGACCCTGGGCCCCAGCCAGTGCAGCCGTGCGGTGATTATCGTACAGGACGCCTTTACCAGCTATTTTGACGCCAAAGTGGTATCGGACATACTGCGCCTGCTCAAGCATCTGGATTTCGTACCCCTATTGGCGCCCTACCGGGCCAACGGCAAGCCGCTGCATGTGTACGGATTCCTGCGCCAATTCCAGCGGGTAGCTCAGGGCAACAGTGAAATGCTCAACGATCTGGCGGCGCGTGGTATCCCCCTGGTAGGCATAGACCCCTCCATGACTCTCACCTATCGCTCGGAATACAAAAAGCTCCTCGGCGAACGGGCGCCAAAAGTCCAGCTGCTGCAGGAATGGCTGGCTGAGCAGCAGGATCACCTGGTACAACAACGCGAACGGATACGCCCCGGCAGTTTCCAGTTGCTGCCCCACTGCACAGAACAGACTATTGCCACCGCCTCGCTGAAAGACTGGCAAACGATATTCTGCGCACTCGGTCTTGAGCTGCAAACCGAAAGCCTTGGCTGTTGCGGCATGGCCGGCACCTACGGTCACGAGACTGCACATAAGGAAACCTCGCGGATAATCTTCCAACAATCCTGGGCCGCCAAACTCAGTCACGGTGACAGCAACCAACTCGCCACCGGCTACTCTTGCCGCTGCCAGGCGAACCGCTTCGCGGGTGTTAGTCTGCGCCACCCTCTGCAGGGAGTGCTGGCACAACTCAAAAACTAG
- a CDS encoding tetratricopeptide repeat protein: MYKDPASLPILFYQLLGMVVLLLVLFTMQNTWHKEAEIGRNGTQNPLAWINKAETLARSGNYHDALPLYEKAIAALAPYPSQQHPLRYRYGIVLNALGAKSRPDLYLLARAQFQSVLDYLNSGAKLPLSAARVRSALAHTYHQQAASEPTTTLRTQLLNTAYLLYKDAVAGLMDQGEWHNLAITYFNLGQVCEWQGNLQEAIAWLDKAVQLDFRYGFPDLKEDRDYLSALRQQVQPIVQHTETPL; the protein is encoded by the coding sequence GTGTACAAAGACCCGGCCAGTTTACCGATCTTATTTTATCAACTCCTCGGCATGGTGGTACTGCTCCTTGTTCTCTTTACAATGCAAAACACCTGGCACAAAGAGGCGGAAATTGGAAGGAACGGTACCCAGAACCCGCTGGCATGGATCAATAAGGCCGAAACCCTTGCCCGCAGTGGCAACTACCACGACGCTCTGCCCTTGTATGAAAAAGCCATTGCCGCACTTGCGCCATATCCATCCCAACAGCACCCCCTGCGCTACCGGTATGGTATTGTTTTAAATGCTCTGGGTGCCAAATCGCGTCCAGACCTGTATTTACTAGCCCGCGCCCAGTTTCAATCCGTACTCGACTACCTGAATTCCGGTGCCAAATTACCGCTTTCAGCCGCCAGGGTCCGCTCCGCGCTGGCACACACCTATCATCAGCAAGCCGCCAGCGAACCCACAACCACCCTGCGCACGCAGCTGCTGAACACGGCCTACCTCCTCTATAAGGATGCTGTGGCCGGGCTGATGGATCAGGGGGAATGGCACAACCTCGCCATTACCTACTTCAACCTGGGTCAGGTCTGTGAATGGCAGGGCAACCTTCAGGAAGCCATCGCCTGGCTGGATAAGGCGGTGCAACTGGATTTTCGCTACGGGTTTCCCGACCTGAAAGAGGACAGGGACTACCTTTCTGCACTGCGCCAACAGGTCCAGCCGATTGTGCAGCACACGGAAACTCCCCTCTGA
- a CDS encoding 3D domain-containing protein, protein MTKQTLRNTFFFLAAFLAIGISVNASAAIKKTMVVDATAYNSVPGQTDSDPWVAAWNNRLRPGDKVIAVSRDLEKHGLTNGAKVKIEGLPGTYTVRDRMNKRFRNRIDVWMEKDIKKARAWGKKKLKIIFEPAK, encoded by the coding sequence ATGACGAAACAGACTCTGCGTAATACCTTCTTCTTCCTGGCCGCTTTCCTCGCTATTGGTATAAGTGTCAATGCATCGGCAGCTATTAAGAAAACCATGGTCGTGGACGCAACGGCTTACAATTCTGTACCCGGGCAGACAGACAGTGACCCCTGGGTAGCAGCCTGGAACAACCGCCTGCGCCCGGGCGATAAGGTGATCGCTGTATCCCGTGATCTGGAAAAGCACGGTCTGACCAATGGTGCCAAGGTAAAGATTGAAGGACTTCCCGGTACCTATACCGTGCGCGATCGTATGAACAAGCGCTTCAGAAACCGTATCGATGTGTGGATGGAAAAAGATATCAAGAAAGCCCGTGCCTGGGGCAAGAAAAAGCTGAAAATCATTTTTGAACCGGCCAAATAA